One Anaeromusa acidaminophila DSM 3853 DNA segment encodes these proteins:
- a CDS encoding methyl-accepting chemotaxis protein encodes MGFFNDLKVATKLAFLTFVAFVSLCIVSGVGYYTTQQGSLMMNAMYEEGFVPNDAITSMLTVVNENNAYLLELMVTTDDNMNNVLKNKLAKNVEESNRLVAKMNKVNLDAKGAALWSDIKKAQGPYRETRNEILELALQNKNAEAYAIYTSKLVPLSNAYIGKVKELSSYYTEIGKRINNDNQAAAAVTTRTLIGISFVALIILSGFSFFISKIITVPLRKMVAACGEFAQGDFREKPRTVVRKDELGQLADSLSDMRDSLRGVLKHVNESSEQVAASSEELTASADQSAHAATAVAISINNVAKGTENQLKESNTTAEVVEQMSAGIEQAAATSNQVASQSVQAAQKAKDGNAAIEKAVTQMAHIEDSVTNSAQVVTKLGERSKEIGQIVDTISGIAAQTNLLALNAAIEAARAGEQGRGFAVVADEVRKLAEQSQDAAKQISELISEIQGETDKAVRAMAEGTEEVKIGATVVNTAGATFEEIAQVVTDVAEQVREISAVMQELAGSSQQIVSSVREINKLCQDSSGEAQSVSAATEEQTASMEEIASASQSLSKLAQDLQTEISKFRI; translated from the coding sequence ATGGGATTTTTCAATGACCTGAAAGTTGCAACGAAGCTAGCTTTTTTAACGTTTGTGGCCTTTGTTTCTTTGTGTATCGTTAGCGGCGTGGGGTACTATACTACCCAGCAAGGCAGCCTTATGATGAATGCGATGTACGAAGAAGGCTTTGTTCCTAATGATGCGATTACAAGCATGCTAACGGTTGTTAATGAAAACAATGCTTATCTATTGGAGTTGATGGTAACTACCGATGACAATATGAATAACGTGCTGAAGAATAAACTTGCTAAAAATGTCGAAGAGTCTAATCGTCTAGTAGCTAAAATGAATAAAGTGAATTTAGATGCCAAAGGGGCGGCCTTATGGAGCGATATAAAAAAGGCGCAAGGCCCTTATCGCGAAACTCGGAATGAAATTCTTGAGCTGGCCCTCCAGAATAAGAATGCGGAAGCTTATGCGATTTATACGTCCAAACTGGTTCCGTTAAGTAATGCTTATATAGGGAAAGTAAAAGAACTATCAAGCTATTATACGGAGATAGGGAAAAGGATTAATAATGACAATCAAGCGGCCGCTGCCGTAACCACAAGAACGTTAATTGGAATATCCTTTGTTGCCTTGATCATATTGAGCGGATTTTCCTTCTTTATATCCAAAATCATTACCGTTCCTTTGCGAAAAATGGTAGCCGCTTGTGGGGAATTTGCACAAGGTGATTTTCGGGAGAAACCACGTACGGTTGTTCGAAAAGATGAACTCGGACAGTTGGCGGATTCTCTTTCTGATATGCGTGATAGCTTGCGTGGGGTGTTAAAGCATGTTAATGAATCCTCAGAACAAGTGGCGGCTTCTTCCGAAGAGTTGACAGCCAGCGCCGATCAATCCGCCCATGCGGCAACGGCAGTTGCAATTTCTATCAACAATGTCGCAAAAGGAACGGAAAATCAATTGAAAGAAAGCAATACAACGGCGGAGGTTGTAGAGCAAATGTCTGCCGGGATTGAGCAGGCCGCAGCTACCTCAAACCAGGTGGCTTCTCAGTCGGTACAAGCTGCGCAAAAAGCGAAAGACGGTAATGCGGCTATTGAAAAAGCAGTTACACAAATGGCTCATATTGAAGACTCGGTAACCAATTCAGCGCAGGTGGTCACTAAACTGGGCGAACGGTCTAAAGAAATCGGGCAGATTGTTGATACGATATCAGGAATTGCGGCGCAAACGAATTTATTAGCGTTAAATGCTGCTATTGAAGCGGCGCGGGCGGGGGAACAAGGCCGCGGGTTTGCTGTGGTTGCCGATGAAGTGCGAAAGCTTGCAGAGCAGTCGCAAGATGCGGCCAAACAAATATCTGAGTTAATTAGTGAGATTCAAGGCGAAACCGATAAAGCCGTTAGAGCGATGGCGGAAGGAACGGAAGAGGTTAAAATTGGGGCGACTGTGGTCAACACGGCGGGAGCAACTTTTGAAGAGATTGCTCAAGTAGTTACGGATGTAGCCGAGCAAGTACGCGAAATTTCTGCAGTCATGCAGGAACTGGCCGGCTCTAGTCAACAAATTGTCTCGTCGGTAAGAGAAATAAATAAACTCTGTCAAGATTCGTCGGGAGAAGCTCAATCTGTGTCGGCGGCAACGGAAGAGCAGACGGCATCTATGGAAGAAATTGCTTCGGCGAGTCAAAGTTTATCGAAGCTGGCCCAAGATTTACAAACGGAAATCAGCAAATTTCGTATATAG
- a CDS encoding YSC84-related protein — MSKSIIMRLSLIALVCLFLGSLSSAEAATKEEKRQDVRNMASTALNRLYDARPSAREAVENAAGYAVFQNTGIKIFLLGSGHGKGIAVNNQSGAETFMKMAEGQVGLGLGVKKYNVIFVFDTQDAFNRFVNKGWDFGGQATAAATDSVSGGALEGAASVSEGIWMYQMTDSGLALEIALKGTRYYKDGDLN, encoded by the coding sequence TTGTCAAAATCCATCATCATGCGTCTTAGCCTAATCGCTCTTGTTTGCTTATTCCTTGGTTCTCTTTCTTCAGCCGAAGCCGCTACCAAAGAAGAAAAGCGTCAAGATGTACGCAACATGGCCTCGACTGCGTTAAATCGACTCTACGACGCCCGCCCTTCCGCCCGTGAAGCGGTTGAAAACGCTGCTGGTTATGCAGTCTTCCAAAATACAGGCATCAAAATTTTCCTGCTGGGCAGTGGCCACGGCAAAGGAATTGCCGTCAATAACCAAAGCGGTGCGGAAACCTTTATGAAAATGGCCGAAGGCCAAGTCGGTCTAGGACTGGGCGTAAAAAAGTACAACGTGATCTTTGTTTTTGATACTCAGGACGCCTTTAACCGTTTTGTCAATAAAGGATGGGACTTCGGCGGTCAAGCTACCGCTGCCGCCACCGACAGCGTTTCCGGCGGCGCCTTGGAAGGAGCCGCCAGCGTCTCCGAGGGCATTTGGATGTACCAAATGACCGATTCCGGATTAGCGCTAGAGATTGCGCTCAAAGGAACCCGCTATTATAAAGACGGAGACTTAAATTAA
- a CDS encoding amidohydrolase has product MEQWQKSLAAGEKQLVEDRRDVHRYAETGWTEYRTAAKVAERLEQLGYVLTVGKDALRDEDRMGVPKAEVLAEQEARALQQGTPEKWLDRMRGGFTALWADMDCGEGPLVALRFDLDANDCVESTEEAHRPQAAGFASVQAGAMHACGHDGHVAVGLAVAVALAAQRSQLRGKIRLIFQPAEEGVRGAKAMVSAGAVKNVDYLLGAHIGFKATRTGQVICGTDNFLATTKMDVTYSGVSSHAGAFPEQGKNALLAACSAALNLHAISRHGGGATRITVGTLHAGQGRNVIPPNAFFQLETRGATSELDEYMQGEARRIIEAAAAMWDVTYQIDVVGGTKGGESDTEVIAKVESAARSIPFFTEIETRVDFGASEDFAYLLSAVQEQGGKGCYTMFGAKLAAGHHNGRFDFDEAVLAPAAELLVRSALQLLESE; this is encoded by the coding sequence ATGGAACAGTGGCAGAAAAGCTTAGCCGCAGGCGAAAAGCAACTGGTGGAAGATCGACGTGATGTGCACCGCTATGCGGAAACAGGCTGGACGGAATACCGGACGGCGGCCAAAGTGGCGGAACGGCTGGAACAACTTGGGTATGTGCTGACCGTAGGGAAAGACGCCTTGCGCGACGAAGATCGCATGGGGGTTCCAAAAGCGGAGGTCTTGGCGGAGCAGGAGGCGCGGGCGTTGCAGCAAGGAACGCCGGAAAAATGGCTTGACCGGATGCGCGGCGGTTTTACGGCGCTGTGGGCGGATATGGATTGCGGCGAGGGGCCGTTGGTGGCGCTGCGCTTTGATTTGGATGCCAATGATTGTGTGGAAAGTACAGAAGAAGCGCATCGGCCGCAGGCGGCAGGTTTTGCTTCGGTACAGGCGGGCGCTATGCATGCTTGCGGCCATGACGGCCATGTAGCGGTTGGACTGGCGGTGGCGGTAGCTCTGGCGGCGCAGCGCAGCCAGTTGCGCGGGAAAATACGCCTTATTTTCCAGCCTGCGGAAGAAGGCGTGCGCGGAGCTAAAGCGATGGTCAGCGCTGGCGCGGTAAAAAATGTGGATTATTTATTGGGGGCGCATATTGGCTTTAAAGCGACTCGGACCGGCCAAGTTATTTGCGGCACCGACAATTTTTTGGCGACTACAAAGATGGATGTCACGTACTCGGGCGTGTCTTCACATGCCGGAGCATTTCCGGAACAAGGGAAAAATGCCTTGTTAGCTGCTTGTTCGGCGGCATTGAACCTTCATGCGATTTCTCGTCATGGCGGCGGCGCTACGCGCATTACCGTTGGCACGCTTCATGCAGGACAGGGACGAAATGTGATTCCTCCAAACGCTTTTTTTCAGTTGGAAACGAGAGGCGCTACCAGCGAACTGGATGAATACATGCAGGGCGAAGCGCGGCGCATTATTGAAGCGGCGGCGGCTATGTGGGATGTAACCTATCAGATTGATGTGGTAGGCGGTACTAAAGGCGGGGAAAGTGACACCGAAGTAATAGCTAAGGTGGAGAGCGCTGCTAGAAGCATTCCTTTCTTCACGGAGATTGAAACACGCGTTGATTTTGGCGCGTCCGAAGATTTCGCCTATCTTTTGAGCGCTGTGCAAGAGCAAGGCGGCAAGGGGTGCTATACGATGTTTGGCGCGAAGTTAGCGGCGGGACATCATAATGGACGCTTTGATTTTGATGAGGCCGTGCTGGCGCCAGCGGCGGAATTGTTAGTTCGTAGTGCGTTGCAGCTCTTAGAGTCTGAATAA
- a CDS encoding DUF362 domain-containing protein — translation MAYKISDACIQCGACESTCPVGAISQGDTQFVIDAGTCIDCGACAATCPVSAISPE, via the coding sequence ATGGCTTACAAAATTAGCGATGCTTGCATTCAGTGTGGTGCTTGCGAATCCACTTGCCCGGTTGGAGCTATCTCCCAAGGCGACACTCAGTTTGTAATCGATGCAGGTACCTGTATTGATTGCGGCGCTTGTGCTGCTACCTGTCCGGTTAGCGCCATTAGCCCCGAATAA
- the clpB gene encoding ATP-dependent chaperone ClpB: protein MNQEQYQPQALEVIQTAQQIAAVQYHQELTGKHLLVALLRESEARWNRFWETLGLERSRLLQEAEALLNSQPQVRGQEGQLRPSTAFVRIMAVAERLAKEEKQLVAPLHLLLALADDGEQEVVAWFRKHGLSRSKLRQSWPQETAADEAQEMLARYGRDLTVAAKEGKLDPVIGRDEEIRRTIEILSRRSKNNPVLIGEPGVGKTAIVEGLARRIVAGDVPESLKEKTLYSLDLGALLAGAKFRGEFEERLKNVLKTVAQSEGAMLLFIDELHTVVGAGAAEGAMDAGNLLKPLLARGELRCIGATTLGEYRKHIEKDAALERRFQPVLVAPPSVEDTVSILRGLKDRYEVHHGVRITDAALVAAATLSDRYISDRFLPDKAIDLMDEAAAKLRTEIDSMPSELDEIMRRLMQLEIEEKALAKEEGAAVAEKLQQLRMEVARLREQETALRQRWDAEKQEIFAQRNLKKEMESLRAQMEEAERAYDLNRLAELKYGRLPELEKQMAAKERGGAAEGRLLKEEVGEEDIAKVVSRWTGIPVNRMLAGEREKLAHLEEILHQRVVGQNEAVDAVSEAILRARAGIKDPNRPVGSFLFLGPTGVGKTELARTLAEVLFDDERSMIRLDMSEYMEKHSVARLIGAPPGYVGHEEGGQLTEAVRRKPYSVLLLDEVEKAHPDVFNVLLQILDDGRLTDSKGRTVDFKNTIIIMTSNLGSADILQHGEKARDEVLQLLKSYFRPEFLNRIDDVVVFHALEAEQVRQIAAILLQRLAARLESQLQLRLEWDEDVLAWLAEEGFDPQFGARPLKRQISRSVETALSRRIVAGDIAEGDHLRMSRTGNQIMFTKLA from the coding sequence ATGAACCAAGAACAATATCAACCGCAGGCGTTGGAAGTTATACAAACGGCGCAGCAGATTGCCGCCGTACAGTACCATCAGGAATTGACGGGCAAGCATTTGCTAGTAGCACTTTTGAGGGAAAGCGAGGCGCGCTGGAATCGCTTTTGGGAGACGCTGGGCTTAGAACGAAGCCGTCTTTTACAGGAAGCGGAAGCTTTATTGAATTCGCAGCCTCAGGTACGGGGGCAGGAGGGGCAGCTTCGTCCTAGTACGGCCTTTGTTCGGATTATGGCGGTGGCGGAACGTCTGGCCAAAGAAGAAAAACAATTAGTGGCGCCGTTGCATTTGCTGCTGGCCTTGGCGGATGATGGCGAGCAAGAGGTTGTAGCCTGGTTTCGTAAGCATGGTCTGAGTCGTTCCAAACTGCGTCAGAGTTGGCCCCAAGAAACTGCCGCTGATGAGGCGCAGGAAATGTTGGCTCGCTATGGACGGGACTTAACGGTAGCCGCTAAAGAGGGAAAGTTGGACCCTGTAATCGGCCGGGACGAGGAAATTCGACGCACTATCGAAATTCTCAGCCGGCGCAGCAAGAACAACCCGGTTCTTATTGGCGAGCCAGGCGTCGGGAAAACGGCGATAGTAGAAGGCTTGGCTCGACGTATCGTGGCTGGCGACGTGCCGGAGTCTCTCAAAGAAAAGACCCTATACTCTTTGGATTTGGGAGCGCTGCTCGCAGGCGCAAAATTCCGAGGCGAGTTTGAAGAACGTCTAAAAAATGTTTTGAAGACGGTGGCTCAGTCCGAAGGCGCCATGCTGCTTTTTATTGACGAACTGCATACGGTAGTCGGAGCTGGAGCGGCGGAAGGGGCCATGGATGCAGGCAACTTGCTGAAACCTCTTCTGGCCAGGGGTGAGCTGCGCTGTATCGGCGCTACTACCCTGGGCGAATATCGCAAGCACATCGAAAAGGATGCCGCCCTGGAACGGCGTTTTCAGCCGGTTCTCGTGGCGCCGCCGTCAGTGGAAGATACGGTTTCTATTCTGCGGGGACTGAAGGATCGCTATGAGGTGCATCATGGCGTGCGGATTACGGATGCGGCTTTAGTGGCGGCGGCAACCTTGTCGGACCGTTATATCAGCGACCGCTTTTTGCCGGATAAGGCGATTGATTTGATGGATGAAGCGGCTGCTAAGCTGCGCACAGAGATTGATTCCATGCCTAGCGAGCTGGACGAAATTATGCGTCGGCTGATGCAATTGGAAATAGAAGAAAAAGCGCTGGCTAAAGAAGAAGGCGCTGCGGTTGCTGAAAAACTACAGCAACTGCGGATGGAAGTAGCTAGGCTGCGCGAACAGGAAACGGCCTTGCGGCAGCGTTGGGATGCAGAGAAACAAGAAATTTTTGCCCAGCGTAATTTGAAGAAGGAAATGGAATCGTTGCGGGCGCAGATGGAAGAGGCTGAGCGCGCTTATGATTTAAACCGTTTAGCCGAGCTCAAGTATGGGCGGCTGCCGGAGCTGGAAAAGCAAATGGCGGCCAAAGAGCGAGGGGGCGCGGCGGAAGGACGCCTTTTGAAGGAAGAGGTTGGCGAAGAAGATATTGCCAAAGTGGTCAGCCGTTGGACGGGAATTCCTGTGAATCGCATGCTGGCGGGAGAACGGGAAAAACTGGCCCATTTAGAAGAAATTCTGCACCAACGCGTTGTGGGGCAAAATGAGGCGGTCGATGCGGTAAGCGAAGCGATTCTGCGCGCTCGTGCAGGGATTAAGGACCCGAACCGTCCTGTGGGATCGTTCCTCTTTTTGGGGCCGACTGGGGTGGGCAAAACCGAGCTGGCGAGAACGCTGGCAGAAGTGCTCTTTGATGATGAGCGCAGCATGATTCGCCTAGACATGTCTGAGTATATGGAAAAGCACTCCGTAGCGCGGCTCATAGGAGCTCCTCCTGGCTATGTGGGGCATGAAGAAGGCGGTCAACTGACCGAAGCGGTCCGCCGTAAGCCGTATAGCGTGCTCTTGTTGGATGAAGTAGAAAAAGCGCATCCCGACGTGTTCAATGTGCTGCTGCAGATTTTGGACGATGGCCGTCTTACTGATAGTAAAGGCCGGACTGTGGACTTTAAAAATACGATTATTATTATGACGTCCAATCTTGGTTCGGCGGATATTTTACAGCACGGCGAAAAAGCGCGCGATGAAGTGTTGCAGCTGTTAAAAAGCTATTTTAGACCAGAGTTCCTCAATCGTATTGATGATGTAGTGGTCTTCCATGCGCTGGAGGCGGAGCAGGTACGGCAAATTGCCGCTATTTTGCTGCAACGTCTGGCTGCTAGATTGGAGAGCCAGCTGCAGCTCCGTTTAGAATGGGATGAAGACGTTCTGGCCTGGCTGGCGGAAGAAGGATTTGATCCTCAGTTTGGCGCTAGACCCTTGAAACGGCAAATCAGCCGCAGTGTGGAAACGGCTTTGAGCCGGCGCATTGTAGCAGGAGATATTGCCGAGGGCGATCATTTGCGCATGAGCCGCACAGGAAATCAAATTATGTTTACTAAGTTGGCTTGA
- a CDS encoding methyl-accepting chemotaxis protein has product MQFLNDLRVGNKLGILIVIAVIAVGIVGCVGYFSLKQSSELLTSTYEQRLVPIRLLSENGANARGVSAAVLELMLTTDDKKNQELKAFISERIKRNNEIMEVIEKVPKDNKTTELLDAVKDSQKKNREARNQVLELAMQNKNAEAYAVYVSSLNPLTLRYIENLEKLIAYYAEISERTNQTSKEEVAKAVMTMLGVSLLLLVVLGVVGKLISKAITAPLQLMVSVCEGFAQGDFRDKPRSIVRKDEIGRLADTLADMRTSLRLIFKHVNESAEQVAAASEELTASADQSAHAVTAVASSIMEVAQGADKQLGAAENATHVVDEMSSGIQTAAGNSEQMAQQSALAARKAKNGNEAIGKAVSQMSTIEESVNHSAQVVEKLGKRSEEIGQIIETIAGIASQTSLLSLNAAIEAARAGEQGRGFAVVADEVRKLADQSQEAAKKIAELIGEIQQDTKNAVTAMESGTREVQLGANVVKVAGDTFGEIATLVDGVSEQVGDISTSMQRLAVSAQQIVRTVKEIEVLSKQTSGEAQSVSAATEEQSASMEEIASASQSLAKLAQELQTEIQKFRT; this is encoded by the coding sequence ATGCAGTTTCTAAACGACTTGCGAGTGGGGAATAAGCTTGGTATTTTGATTGTTATTGCAGTTATTGCGGTTGGTATTGTGGGATGCGTAGGTTATTTTTCTTTAAAACAAAGTAGTGAGCTATTAACGTCTACGTATGAGCAGCGTTTGGTGCCGATACGGTTGCTTTCAGAGAATGGCGCGAATGCAAGAGGCGTGAGCGCAGCGGTCTTAGAATTGATGCTGACTACCGATGACAAGAAAAACCAAGAATTGAAGGCCTTTATTTCTGAGCGAATTAAACGAAACAATGAAATTATGGAAGTGATTGAAAAAGTTCCGAAAGATAATAAAACTACAGAGCTTTTAGATGCTGTAAAAGATTCGCAAAAGAAAAATCGCGAAGCTAGAAATCAGGTTTTAGAGTTAGCCATGCAAAATAAAAATGCAGAAGCCTATGCAGTATATGTCAGCAGTTTGAATCCGCTGACATTACGTTATATTGAAAACCTAGAAAAGCTCATCGCTTACTATGCGGAGATTTCGGAGCGAACCAATCAGACCAGTAAAGAAGAGGTAGCAAAGGCCGTAATGACGATGCTGGGGGTCAGCTTGTTGTTGTTAGTTGTATTGGGAGTGGTTGGAAAATTGATTTCCAAGGCCATTACGGCGCCGTTGCAATTGATGGTTTCCGTTTGCGAAGGTTTTGCGCAGGGGGATTTTCGGGATAAGCCGCGAAGCATAGTTCGAAAGGATGAAATCGGCAGGCTGGCGGATACGCTTGCGGATATGCGTACCAGCTTGCGTTTGATCTTTAAGCATGTGAACGAATCAGCGGAGCAGGTGGCGGCTGCTTCGGAAGAATTGACGGCTAGCGCTGATCAATCGGCGCATGCAGTAACGGCTGTAGCCTCGTCGATCATGGAAGTCGCTCAAGGGGCGGATAAACAGCTTGGAGCGGCGGAAAATGCGACTCATGTAGTCGATGAAATGTCTTCAGGCATTCAAACGGCAGCCGGTAATTCGGAGCAAATGGCGCAGCAATCGGCGCTGGCGGCTCGGAAAGCCAAAAATGGGAATGAAGCGATTGGGAAAGCGGTTTCCCAGATGTCGACAATTGAAGAATCGGTTAATCATTCGGCCCAGGTGGTCGAAAAGCTGGGGAAACGCTCAGAGGAAATTGGTCAAATCATCGAGACGATAGCCGGGATTGCTTCGCAGACAAGCTTATTGTCGCTTAATGCAGCCATTGAAGCCGCTCGCGCAGGCGAACAAGGGCGGGGCTTTGCTGTAGTGGCGGACGAGGTCCGAAAACTGGCGGATCAGTCGCAAGAGGCGGCCAAGAAGATTGCAGAGTTGATTGGCGAAATTCAACAGGACACTAAGAATGCGGTAACGGCGATGGAAAGCGGTACGCGAGAGGTGCAACTGGGGGCGAACGTAGTTAAAGTGGCAGGAGATACGTTTGGAGAAATTGCCACCCTGGTAGATGGCGTATCCGAGCAGGTGGGCGATATATCGACCTCCATGCAGCGTTTGGCGGTATCTGCACAGCAAATTGTTAGGACTGTGAAGGAAATTGAAGTGTTGAGCAAACAGACTTCTGGAGAGGCGCAGTCGGTTTCGGCCGCTACGGAAGAGCAATCTGCGTCAATGGAAGAAATTGCATCGGCAAGTCAAAGCTTGGCAAAGTTAGCCCAAGAATTGCAAACGGAAATTCAGAAGTTTCGTACTTGA
- a CDS encoding putative bifunctional diguanylate cyclase/phosphodiesterase has product MDDKWSEFMGFPSCRPDIWEELRQGEAKLRRLAFYDNLTGLPNRTYLLHLLEEMAASCQGAVISIDLNNFQTVNDSMGEDCGDLLLQQVAGRLRESLDESCVLARTSSDEFVAVCPAMTPERLNISGWVGNMAEMFRDPFVVKEQSCHLSASFGVAMYPKHGTSATQVMQHANVALYEVKKRGKKGWVLFEPSMKQRLQRKTTLEQNLYQALKNEEFFLEYQPVVDPRTREVVQLEALVRWHRLKEGIISPGDFIPLAEENGLIEAIGLWVLEEACAYAVELRKVTGRNLRMAVNVSAKQIEQAGFVCQVLDVLERTGLPPAALELEITESLLIASFDKAVKVLHELGDAGVRFSLDDFGTGYSSLTYLTKLPIHTVKLDKTFIQDIQNDPVFEAVVRSVIEMSHHLSLRVVAEGVESREQFRHLCKLNCDYLQGYWFSPPLPQGKIRRFLDLWTAQRLCHLWFVEESSGPS; this is encoded by the coding sequence ATGGATGATAAATGGAGCGAATTTATGGGATTTCCTTCGTGCCGGCCAGATATTTGGGAAGAATTGCGCCAAGGCGAGGCAAAGCTACGGCGGCTGGCTTTTTATGATAATTTGACAGGGCTACCTAATCGTACGTATTTGCTGCATTTGCTGGAGGAAATGGCGGCCTCTTGTCAGGGCGCTGTTATTTCCATTGATTTGAATAATTTTCAGACGGTGAATGATTCCATGGGAGAAGACTGCGGTGATTTGCTGTTGCAGCAGGTCGCCGGGCGTCTGCGTGAGTCTTTGGATGAAAGCTGTGTGCTGGCGCGTACTTCTAGTGATGAATTTGTAGCGGTTTGTCCGGCGATGACGCCGGAGCGTTTGAATATTTCCGGCTGGGTGGGAAATATGGCGGAAATGTTCCGAGATCCCTTTGTCGTTAAAGAGCAATCTTGTCATCTGAGCGCCAGTTTTGGCGTAGCCATGTATCCCAAACATGGCACTTCGGCTACGCAAGTGATGCAGCATGCGAATGTAGCGTTGTATGAAGTGAAAAAAAGGGGCAAAAAGGGCTGGGTTCTTTTTGAACCGTCCATGAAACAGCGCTTACAGCGAAAAACGACGCTGGAGCAGAACCTGTATCAGGCGTTAAAAAATGAAGAATTCTTTTTGGAATATCAGCCGGTAGTAGATCCGCGTACTCGGGAAGTGGTTCAATTAGAAGCGTTAGTTCGTTGGCACCGCTTGAAAGAAGGCATTATTTCGCCGGGAGATTTTATTCCGCTGGCGGAGGAAAATGGACTGATTGAGGCCATTGGCCTATGGGTGTTGGAAGAGGCTTGCGCCTATGCTGTGGAACTGCGGAAAGTAACGGGGCGCAATTTGCGCATGGCGGTTAACGTATCGGCTAAACAAATTGAGCAGGCTGGTTTTGTTTGCCAGGTTTTAGATGTCCTGGAGCGAACGGGGCTGCCGCCGGCGGCGTTGGAATTGGAAATCACCGAAAGCCTGCTGATCGCTTCTTTTGATAAGGCCGTAAAGGTCTTGCATGAGCTAGGTGATGCAGGGGTACGGTTTTCTTTGGACGATTTCGGTACCGGCTATTCTTCTTTGACCTATTTAACAAAGCTTCCGATTCATACGGTGAAGCTGGATAAAACTTTCATTCAGGATATTCAAAATGATCCGGTATTTGAAGCGGTTGTGCGCAGTGTGATCGAGATGTCTCATCATCTGTCATTGCGGGTTGTGGCGGAAGGCGTTGAGTCAAGAGAACAGTTCCGTCATTTGTGCAAATTGAACTGCGATTATTTGCAGGGCTATTGGTTTAGCCCACCGTTGCCGCAAGGGAAAATACGCCGGTTCTTAGATTTGTGGACTGCTCAGAGATTGTGCCATTTATGGTTTGTAGAGGAGTCGTCCGGGCCTTCCTAA
- the chrA gene encoding chromate efflux transporter produces the protein MLQEHQTKANLREVCLAFLRLGTLSFGGPAAHIAMMENEFVQKRQWLERGKFLELVGASNLIPGPTSTELAIYIGYLKAGWPGLIGAGVFFILPAMLIVLFLAHMYVLYGELPQVSFALYGVKPVIVAIIAQAIWNLGKTAIKDIPGMLIGGMALALAFFASNPLFLLVLSGLGMIAIKRAQKIKMNVLLTPMLAVMDVTKSEIAQAAVGAKLSLATLFVTFFKIGAVLYGSGYVLLAFLWTDFVQNYQVLTSQQLLDAVAIGQITPGPVFTTATFIGYVIAGLPGAIIATVAIFLPSFIFVPVISLFLKKIKNSAMASDFLAGVIVASLALMASVTWTLAVSSVIDGLTAILGGLSLIAVFKYRINTTWLIFAGGAIGFLQFLF, from the coding sequence ATGCTTCAAGAACATCAGACGAAGGCAAATTTGAGGGAAGTATGCTTGGCCTTTCTGCGGCTAGGTACGTTGTCTTTTGGCGGTCCGGCTGCGCATATTGCCATGATGGAAAACGAATTTGTACAAAAACGTCAATGGCTGGAGCGAGGCAAGTTTCTTGAGCTAGTAGGCGCGTCTAATTTAATTCCGGGGCCTACATCGACAGAACTTGCCATTTATATCGGCTATCTAAAAGCTGGCTGGCCGGGGCTAATTGGTGCGGGCGTTTTTTTCATTCTGCCGGCCATGCTGATTGTTTTGTTTTTAGCGCATATGTATGTCTTGTATGGAGAATTACCGCAAGTTTCCTTCGCTCTTTATGGCGTAAAACCTGTAATAGTAGCGATTATTGCTCAAGCGATTTGGAATTTGGGGAAAACGGCAATTAAAGACATCCCAGGGATGTTAATCGGCGGAATGGCCTTGGCTCTTGCTTTTTTTGCTAGTAATCCATTGTTTCTTTTGGTGCTGAGCGGCTTGGGCATGATAGCGATAAAAAGAGCGCAAAAGATAAAAATGAATGTATTGTTGACGCCGATGCTTGCCGTTATGGATGTGACGAAAAGTGAGATCGCCCAGGCTGCAGTTGGCGCTAAGCTTTCATTAGCAACGTTGTTCGTTACGTTTTTTAAAATCGGAGCGGTTTTGTATGGCAGCGGCTATGTTTTGCTGGCCTTTTTATGGACGGACTTTGTGCAAAATTACCAAGTGCTTACTTCTCAGCAACTGTTGGATGCCGTGGCGATTGGCCAGATTACCCCTGGACCGGTGTTTACGACAGCAACCTTTATTGGCTATGTCATTGCCGGGCTTCCAGGCGCGATCATTGCTACAGTTGCTATTTTCTTGCCGTCTTTTATCTTTGTACCTGTCATAAGTCTCTTTTTGAAGAAAATCAAAAACTCGGCAATGGCATCAGATTTTCTTGCAGGCGTAATCGTGGCTTCTCTAGCTCTTATGGCTTCGGTTACTTGGACGCTGGCGGTTTCTTCGGTGATTGACGGGCTGACGGCCATACTGGGGGGGCTTTCTCTTATTGCTGTTTTTAAGTACCGCATCAATACTACTTGGCTTATCTTTGCCGGTGGTGCGATCGGATTTCTTCAATTCTTGTTTTGA